GACGAGCCGTGCGGAACCACAAGACGATTGCGGGCCGCGGCCATCGCCTTGATCTTGAGCAGTTCGGTCAACCCGCCGCACCAGGTCACGTCCGGCTGAATCATGTCCACACCGGTGGCCAGCAGGTTGTCGAAGCCCCACCGGGTGTATTCATGCTCGCCTGAGGTGATCCAGATGGGGTGGCTGCGGCGCTCAACGAGGGTCCGATACCCGGCGTAATCATCCGGCGGCAGGCATTCCTCGATCCACCGAAACCGGTACGGTTCCAGGGCCTCGATCAGCCGTAGCGTGTACTCCGGCGTCAGGGCCATCCAGCAGTCGTACGCCAGCGGGAAATCCGGCCCGCACGCCTCGCGCCAGCGGGCTGCGAGTTTCACATTCTCGGCCAGCCCCTCTTCACCGTGGGCCGGCCCATATGGCAGCGGAATCTTGGCGGCCGCAAAGCCCATCTGTTTGGCCAGATCCGGCCGCGGCGTGGTTGCGTACATCGGCTGGCGATCTCGCACCTTCCCGCCGATCATTGCCCAGACCGGCTCACCGCGCAGCCGCCCACGCAGGTCCCACACCGCACAGTCCACCGCCGAAATCGCGTTGATCGTCAGCCCCTTGCGCCCGTAGAACAGTGATGCGTTGTACATTTGGTCGAACATGATTTCGGTGTCGTCGGCCGTCTTGCCGACCACGAATCGCTTGAAATGATGCTCGATCAGGTAAGCCGCGGGCACCCCGCCGGTCGTCACCGCGAAGCCCGCCGTGCCATCCTCTGCCTCGACCTCCACCATCGTCGTGCCCAGCACGCCGATCCCGAACGACTCGCGAGTCTTCTGGTACTCGGGATACTTGCTCATCGGCGTGGCGATCACCGTGCTGGTGATCCAGTGCCCGCTCGACTGGGCATGATAATCCGCCCCCTGGTCCGCCCCGCCCACCACATATGCCCGCACGTCAACGATCTTCTTCATTACAGTCCCTCGACGGCATTGCCCGAACAGGTTAGGCCCTGCAAAAGGGCCACGCAAGCACACCCGCGCTGGCTTGATGCAGGCCTTCGAGTGATGACAGGCAACTGAGCCGTGACTATCATTCCTCTTCGGCGATCGGAGGGTGGACCGTCATGCCCCAGAAAGCAGCCGCGAGAGACTCGCATACAAAGCGTTGTTCGCGTGATTCTGGCCCTCGGCCCTCGCCCCTCGTGGCCATCTCTCGCCCTCTGCTGCGCTGGTACGATGCAAACCGCCGCGACCTGCCCTGGCGACGACGTTTCGATGACCCGTACGCCCAGCTCCTGGCCGAGTTCATGCTCCAGCAGACCCAGGTCAGCACCGTTCTCAACTACTATGAGCGTTTCATCAAGCGCTTCCCCACTGTCCGGTCCTTGGCCGCCGCCGAGCTTGACGACGTGCTCGCGCTGTGGTCGGGCCTAGGCTACTATAGCCGTGCCCGCAATCTGCACGCCGCCGCCCGCAAAATCGTCGAGCAATATGGCGGCACCGTGCCGCGGACGGTGGATGAGCTCATGCGCCTGCCCGGCATCGGCCGCTACACCGCCGGGGCCATCGCGTCGATCGCCTACGACGTTCGCGCCCCCGTGCTGGACGGCAACGTGATCCGCGTTCTCATGCGTTTGTCGGCCATGAGGGCCGATCCGAAATCACCCACTGCAAGAAAGAGGCTTTGGGATCGCGCCGAAAGCCTGCTGCCGCGCAAGCGTTGCGGTGATTTCAATCAGGCGATGATGGAACTCGGGGCCACGCTGTGCCTGCCGCGCGCGCCGAACTGCGACGTATGTCCTCTGAAGCGATGTTGCCTGGCCCGTCTGCGGTGCCTGACCGATCAGATTCCACCGACCGCGAGGCGAGCTCGCGTGGTGCCGGCCCGCATGGTAGTCGCGGCGATCCGCAGGACGGGTGTTCGAACGTCCGTGCAAGAGTGGCTCTTCGTTCAACGTCCGCCGTCCGGCCTCTGGGCCGGTCTGTGGGAACTGCCCAGTGAGCCGGTCGCTGATGGAGAATCGCTCGTCGCCGCGTGCAAAAGGTTGCTGGCCGGTTTGCCGATTTCATGCCGATTGAGCCGAGCCCCCAAAGCCACTGTGACCCGCCGACTCACCCACCGTCGCATCACCTTCGAGATCTTTAGTGGCACGGCCGGCGATGGGCAGAGCCCGCCCCGGCCATGGCGATGGATCTCGCCAGGTCCGAACCGCCGACTGGGTACCAGCCGGGCCTGTGAAGTGATTATGGAACTGCTGGGAGCCCGCCGAACGCTCGCCAAGCCGGCAAAGGCGTCGGACAAGTAACAACAGCATTATTACAGTGAAAATGCGTAATTGCCTTCGCTTTCGCGGCGCCGAGCGCTTTGCCCCGAAACTTCAAACTCATTGCGGAATTTGAAAAAAAGGACTTGAACGAATGAGCCATGTGGGGGTATGGTAAAGATGGTGACCGTTCATGTCGTACGGCGCCGTGGATGTTCAAGGCAGTCAACTCATGAGTCATTTCAGGAAAGGGATTGAACATGCATACCATGCGTCTTTTCGGCCGCGGAGCACTGATTGGGATGGTGGTCCTGGCCTGCGTCCTGCCCGCGCAGGGCCAGTGGTCGCGAGATTTCGGTCCGGGCACGTTCATTCTGGGGGACGGCACGCTGATCGACCCCAGCGGCACCACGGGCATGGTTCTCTACGATCCGGTCTACAACGCCGTGGGTGTTCACGAAGTCTGGAATTCAGTCGTCAACGAGTCTCTCCGAATGGGTTTCAACGGACTGCACGATGATAATGACTCCGGTCTGATGATCGATGTCGATGTGATTGCAGGATCGCCGCGCGTCGTCAGAGGCAACATCTCCGCGAAAGTGCTGATTCGTTATTCCACCAACCCGCTCCTGGCCCAGACTCCGACCAACTCGGAATTGAACGCCGGCTGGCTGCTGCGCGTGGATCTGGTGAACCTGAACGGCTACATCTGCGTCATGGACGACCGTGGCTATCTTCAGCTTCAGAAACTGGTAGCCGGCGAGGTCCAGAACGCATGCCCTTCGGGTGGATACAAGACTGTCGCCGGCTTCGACGTGACCAAGGATTGGTGGGTGCGATTCGAATTAGTGGACAACCTTGATAACACCACCACCCTCCGAGCCCACGCCTGGCAGGACGGGACTCCGGAACCCAATGACTGCATGGATTGGACGGTGAACGGGGTGCTATGCGTGGACGAGGCCCCGTTGCCTGACGGGGCTGCGGCCCTGCTGATCAATGAGGATGATAATCTCGGGGGGCAGGTCAACTACATCGATCTCGACAACGCTTCCATCAGCACTGAGATCACCTGCATCGAGATATGCGACAACGAGCTCGACGACGACGGGGATAGCCTGATCGACTGCGCCGATCCGGACTGTGACATTATCCCGCCCTGCGCCTGCCCGGACCCGTTCGCCGACGCCGACAGGGACGGTGACGTCGACCAGGCCGACTTCGCTCTTTTCCAAGTCTGCTTCACGGGGGAAGGCGACCCGAATGAGATGTTCGACCGGGCAGCATGCGATTGCTTTGATCGCGAGGACACGGATGGCAACGGCCAGTTTCGGCCCTCCATTGACGGCGATGACGATATCGACTGGGCGGACCTGGAAGCATTCGAGGCCTGCGCATCGGGAGCGGGGATACCGGCGGCCGCCGCCTGCGACGACGCGCCCCGAGCCGAATAGTCGGTCTCATCTGCAGGCTCCCCGGTGGCGAGGGTCGCGCGGCCGTGGGTCCGCGCTTCGAGACAGGCCGCCGATGGGTTCATGGACTTGCGGCGGGAGCCTGGCGTAGGAGGACCTGGAGCCCTTGCGGACAAGCCGGCGGCACGGGAACCCGGAGCGATTCACGCATCAATGCGGCAACGACGTCATCCATCAGGACGATAACAGCATGTTCGAACAGGGCGTCAGCGGCTCGGGCATTCCGGCCGACCCGCGGGTTGCTGAAACATTGCTTCCGTTGCCGATTCCGTCTCTTGCGCCTTGGGGATGGGGTACCCTGTCCTACGGAGCGGGCTCGTCGGTTCCACGGGTGGTCTTCACGTGAATCACGCCCTGCTCGTCGAACCACAGTGGGTCGATGGCCAGGAAACGTTTCCATCCAGGTTTTTCGCTGTTTTGCTGGTGATAGACCATCCACAGACGGCCGTCCGGGCCGGCGATGACGCAATGATGGCCCGGGCCGAAGACGCCGTTGCCGCGTTTGGCGATCGGGTTGCCCGCGTACTTGGTGAACGGCCCGGTGGGCGACTTGGCGGTGGCGTATCCGACGCCGTAGTCCGGACCATCGGCGCCGCTGCCGGAGTACATCAGGTAGTACGTGCCCTTGTGCTTGAGCATCCAGGGGCCTTCGGCGATGGGTGCGCGGTGACGTTCCCACTCATCGGTCGGCCGGATGAGCGTGACGGGTTCGCCCTTCTTGCTCAGCGTGTCCGCCATGGGCTGAACGACGATGTTGCTGCCGCCGGGGCTCATGGCCGAGTAGTACAGGTACATCGATCCGTCATCATCCTGAAACAGATGGGCGTCGATGGCATCGTTGACCAGGTTGCCCTTGTCGGTGAAGGGTCCGAGCGGGTCGTCGGCCACGGCCACTCCGATCAGCTTGCCCCCGCCGGGTTTGTTCACGCTGTAGTAGAGATAGAACTTGCCGTCGCCTTTAATGTGATGGAAGACATCAGGAGCCCACGCGCCTCCGCGCGGGTCGGTGTAGCACTTGCCCTTCTGTTCCCAGTGCACCAGGTCGTCGGATGCGAACACATCGTAACCCTTGCCGTCGAGCGTCGGGTAGAGGTAGTACTTGCCGCGGTAGCGGATGACCGCGGGATCGGCGGGTCCGATGCGGTCGATGATCGGGTTTCGGTATGTTCGTGCCGGCCGAGCGGGGGCTGACGATTGAGCCCCTTGGGGCATTGACGTTGGGGCCTGGCCCAAGCGGCCTTCAGCCGCGATTGTCGTCATGAGAACCATGCATAGTTGTATCATTGTTTGCTCCCGGTTGCAGGAAGGATCGGCGGTCAAAACAGGGTCCGAGCCCGGTCTTTTGGGACCGGGCGATGCCGACTTGGGAATTTCCCCGATGGGCACGTTTTTTTCAAGCCGCACAGCCCGGTTCTGCAAACCCGATGGTCCGGCGGGGTCGGTTCATGTATAGTGCAATGTGGATGGACGAGCGTGCAGTGCGGGATGTGAGTCGGGGAGACCGGGGTGAATTCGCAGGTGTCAGTAGCAAGCATGTCCTTTCGCTCCAGGTTCCTGTTGAGCCTGGTTTCGATTGCCATCGGAACGGCCGTCTGGCTGCCTCTGCTGCATCTTGTCTTCCGGCCCGGTCGTGACCAGTTCCGCAGCGAAACGACCGTTGCGCCGTTGGCCCGCCAATTGGCTCGGCGGCACTTGGATCTCTGGACACTGCCGGGGGACGGCAAGGCCGATATTGACAAGATGCGGGTCAACAACCCGGAATGGGATTTCATGGGCCGGACGTTCCTGGTTTTGTCACTGGCCAACATGTGTCTCCACGAGCCGCAGCAGCAGGATGAGTACCTCCAGGTGATGGACAGGATCATTGAGGACACGGATCGTCTCGCCCAGGCGAAAGGGATCAGCTACTTCCTGCTCGACTACGCCAACCAGTCGCAGTTTCTGCAGCAGCCGGTGCGCAGCATATTTGTCGACGGTGAGCTGGCGATGATGATGGGGGCCCGGCGACTGGTGGCCGAGCACGAGCCATTTCGAGAACGCATGCGGGAACTCGTGCACATCACCGCCGACCGTATGGCCGTCGGGCCGGTTCTCTCGTGCGAGAGTTATCCGAACGAGTGCTGGACGTTCTGCAACACCGTCGCCCTGGCGGCGATCAGGATGCACGAGGTGCTCGACGGCGAAGATCATGGGCAGCTTCGGCGGGATTGGATCGCGAGGGCGAAGGAGAAGCTGGTGCACCAACAAACGGGTCTGCTTTGTTCATCCTACACGTACGAGGGGCAGGCGGTGGACGGGCCGGAAGGCTCGACGATCTGGATGGCCGCTCATTGGCTGAAGATCGTGGATGAGGCATTCGCGGAGGACCAGTATCGTCGGGCCAAGCGGGAGATTGCGCATCAATGCCTGGGTTTCGGGTGGGCCGGCGAGTGGCCCAAGTCCTGGGTCGGGCCGATGGACATTGATTCGGGGCCGGTGATTCCGATTATCGACTTGAGCGCGGGCTCGAGCGGGCAGGCATTTGTCGCCGCGGCATCGTTCGGGGACATCGAGTACTACGGGGCGCTGACGACGACGCTGATGTTCGCGGGGTTCCCGTTGTTTCACGACGGCCGGATGCAGTTCTGTGCCAGCAACCAGGTTGGTGACGCGGTACTGCTGTATTCCGCCGTCGCCGGGCCGCTTTGGCAGACCATCCGCGAGCGAGGACGAAGGGTGGAGGCACCATGATGGGCAGGTGGCGAACTCTGCACCGGCGGATCAGGGCCATGAAATGGTTCTCACCCGGTTCATTTGTGTTGTGTGCCGCCACCTTTGTGGTTGTCTATCTGGTCCTGCACCTGCTCGGATGGCGTGAGAGCACAAGCATCTTCTGCGGAACCCTGCCCGAGGGCCGCAATGCCCAGGTTCTCCAATCCTTCCAGGCCGTGATGTACGTGCTGTTCTACATGGCCACGGCGGTCGTCGCACCGATCCTGCTGATTGCGGCCGCTGTATTCCAGGTGATGGCGATGCTGTGGATAAGAAGGGCCGGCGAGTTCTCGATGAAGATGCAGGGACCGGTTTCGAAAGACGGAGGCTCCGCGGCATGAGGCTGTACCGGCGATCATCGAACCGCAATCCGATTCTGCGGGATGCCGGCGCAGGGGGTCGACTGCGGCGGTTCATCTGATCCGTGATCATCAGA
This DNA window, taken from Phycisphaerae bacterium, encodes the following:
- a CDS encoding glycoside hydrolase family 43 protein, which translates into the protein MIQLCMVLMTTIAAEGRLGQAPTSMPQGAQSSAPARPARTYRNPIIDRIGPADPAVIRYRGKYYLYPTLDGKGYDVFASDDLVHWEQKGKCYTDPRGGAWAPDVFHHIKGDGKFYLYYSVNKPGGGKLIGVAVADDPLGPFTDKGNLVNDAIDAHLFQDDDGSMYLYYSAMSPGGSNIVVQPMADTLSKKGEPVTLIRPTDEWERHRAPIAEGPWMLKHKGTYYLMYSGSGADGPDYGVGYATAKSPTGPFTKYAGNPIAKRGNGVFGPGHHCVIAGPDGRLWMVYHQQNSEKPGWKRFLAIDPLWFDEQGVIHVKTTRGTDEPAP
- the mutY gene encoding A/G-specific adenine glycosylase gives rise to the protein MAISRPLLRWYDANRRDLPWRRRFDDPYAQLLAEFMLQQTQVSTVLNYYERFIKRFPTVRSLAAAELDDVLALWSGLGYYSRARNLHAAARKIVEQYGGTVPRTVDELMRLPGIGRYTAGAIASIAYDVRAPVLDGNVIRVLMRLSAMRADPKSPTARKRLWDRAESLLPRKRCGDFNQAMMELGATLCLPRAPNCDVCPLKRCCLARLRCLTDQIPPTARRARVVPARMVVAAIRRTGVRTSVQEWLFVQRPPSGLWAGLWELPSEPVADGESLVAACKRLLAGLPISCRLSRAPKATVTRRLTHRRITFEIFSGTAGDGQSPPRPWRWISPGPNRRLGTSRACEVIMELLGARRTLAKPAKASDK
- the rhmD gene encoding L-rhamnonate dehydratase — its product is MKKIVDVRAYVVGGADQGADYHAQSSGHWITSTVIATPMSKYPEYQKTRESFGIGVLGTTMVEVEAEDGTAGFAVTTGGVPAAYLIEHHFKRFVVGKTADDTEIMFDQMYNASLFYGRKGLTINAISAVDCAVWDLRGRLRGEPVWAMIGGKVRDRQPMYATTPRPDLAKQMGFAAAKIPLPYGPAHGEEGLAENVKLAARWREACGPDFPLAYDCWMALTPEYTLRLIEALEPYRFRWIEECLPPDDYAGYRTLVERRSHPIWITSGEHEYTRWGFDNLLATGVDMIQPDVTWCGGLTELLKIKAMAAARNRLVVPHGSSVYSYHFAITSDATPFAEFLMMSPKADRIVPMFSPLFVDEPVPVDGYLEVPDKPGFGVRFNPKLERQRPFVVAPSRG